One window of the Trifolium pratense cultivar HEN17-A07 linkage group LG2, ARS_RC_1.1, whole genome shotgun sequence genome contains the following:
- the LOC123906146 gene encoding scarecrow-like protein 8, with protein MSSPGFNAGGNGSSEYFSGRSTNTINNLTTTNNLHHNLSLYRTQQQQQPLPPIFLDPSSQIPQQRFIGKRTLAEFQTQQNQTYNINNNNLNLNNNNHNNHVLSNLLLRSVKPRTTTTNFQFQNNSPSSFSLPELQQNPFNNIYQTHRLGVPLQMNPNFHHYRTTSNLTQVINRVQNQNQTVEPVEEKKINSDHTLLQELEKQLLEDNDDDGEASVITTSEWSETYQNLIGPGTGPCNGPGPIQAQKQVSSSPTSSTTSSTSSSAASPASVCSKQTLIEAANAISEGKNDVALEILTRLVQNLNPNLMNSDQRLTNCMVSALKSRLNPVENPPVVAELFSRGHAESTQLLLENSDCFKVSFMAANLVIMEAAFEENGNGKGFCVVDFEIGQGKQYVNLLHALKAREVSVSTASGFTLKVVAVAENGGDERVKAVGEMLSRQAEKLKIGFEFRIATVSQRKMNELTRELLGCDSEETLIVNFAFKLNRIPDESVSTENPRDELLRRVKKLAPRVVTIVEQEMNCNTAPFLARVAESWSYYSALYDSVESDLGKDNSDRVKIEEGLSRKLCNSVACEGRDRVERGEVFGKWRARMSMAGFMLKPMSQNVVESIKSRLAVSNNNRVNTGLSVKEENGGICFGWMGRTLTVASAWR; from the coding sequence ATGTCATCGCCGGGATTCAATGCCGGTGGTAATGGATCGTCGGAATATTTCTCCGGCAGATCAACAAACACCATCAACAACCTCACAACCACCAATAATCTCCATCATAATCTCTCTCTCTACCGaacccaacaacaacaacaaccacttCCTCCAATTTTTCTAGATCCTTCTTCACAGATCCCTCAACAACGCTTCATCGGAAAACGCACCTTAGCTGAATTTCAAACACAACAAAACCAAACctacaacatcaacaacaacaatcttaACCTTAACAACAACAATCACAATAACCATGTTCTCTCAAATCTTTTACTTCGTTCTGTAAaaccaagaacaacaacaacaaattttcAGTTTCAAAACAATTCTCCTTCATCTTTTTCACTTCCTGAATTACAACAAAACCCTTTTAACAACATCTACCAAACGCACCGTTTAGGTGTTCCTTTACAAATGAACCCAAATTTTCATCACTACAGAACCACCTCGAATTTAACTCAAGTAATAAACCgggttcaaaatcaaaatcaaaccgtTGAACCggtagaagaaaaaaagatcAACAGCGATCACACGCTTCTTCAAGAATTAGAAAAACAGCTTCTAGAAGATAACGACGATGATGGTGAAGCTTCTGTTATAACAACAAGTGAATGGTCAGAGACATATCAGAATCTAATTGGGCCTGGTACCGGGCCTTGTAATGGGCCTGGGCCTATTCAGGCCCAAAAACAGGTTTCTTCATCGCCTACTTCGTCTACCACGTCATCAACTTCTTCTTCAGCTGCTTCACCTGCTTCTGTTTGTTCCAAACAAACGCTAATTGAAGCTGCAAACGCTATTTCAGAAGGTAAAAACGACGTCGCTTTAGAGATCTTAACACGTTTAGTTCAGAATTTGAATCCGAATTTGATGAATTCGGATCAACGGTTAACTAATTGCATGGTTTCGGCTTTGAAATCGAGGTTGAATCCGGTTGAAAATCCACCGGTTGTTGCGGAATTGTTCAGTAGAGGACATGCTGAGTCGACTCAGTTGTTGCTTGAAAACTCGGATTGTTTCAAGGTTAGTTTCATGGCTGCGAATCTCGTAATAATGGAAGCAGCATTTGAAGAAAACGGTAACGGAAAAGGTTTCTGTGTGGTGGATTTTGAAATTGGTCAGGGGAAACAATACGTTAATCTTCTTCACGCGCTTAAAGCGCGTGAGGTTTCGGTTTCTACTGCATCGGGTTTCACGTTGAAGGTAGTTGCTGTGGCGGAGAACGGCGGCGACGAGAGAGTTAAAGCGGTGGGTGAAATGTTGAGTCGTCAAGCGGAGAAGTTAAAAATCGGTTTCGAATTTCGTATTGCAACCGTTTCTCAGAGAAAAATGAACGAGTTGACTCGTGAGTTATTAGGTTGTGACTCGGAAGAAACGCTTATTGTGAATTTCGCGTTTAAGCTGAATCGAATTCCAGATGAAAGCGTTTCAACCGAGAATCCACGCGACGAGCTTTTGAGGCGCGTGAAGAAACTCGCGCCGCGAGTGGTTACAATTGTGGAGCAAGAAATGAATTGTAATACGGCGCCGTTTTTGGCACGAGTTGCTGAGTCATGGTCTTATTATTCTGCCTTGTATGATTCTGTTGAGTCTGATTTAGGAAAAGATAACTCGGACCGAGTCAAGATTGAAGAAGGACTGAGTCGGAAATTATGTAATTCGGTGGCTTGTGAAGGTAGGGATCGGGTTGAACGGGGTGAGGTTTTTGGAAAATGGCGCGCAAGGATGAGTATGGCGGGGTTTATGTTGAAACCAATGAGTCAAAACGTTGTTGAGTCGATAAAATCGCGACTCGCTGTGAGTAATAACAACCGAGTTAACACGGGACTCAGTGTGAAAGAAGAGAACGGTGGGATTTGCTTTGGTTGGATGGGAAGAACACTCACCGTTGCTTCTGCTTGGCGTTAA
- the LOC123906147 gene encoding tRNA (adenine(58)-N(1))-methyltransferase catalytic subunit trmt61a-like: MLSIDTTRKLSFNRSISNGDLVIVYERHDNMKAVTVSEGSVLQNRFGVFKHADWIGKSFGSKVFSNKGGFVYLLAPTPELWTLVLSHRTQILYIADISFVVMYLEIVPGCVVLESGTGSGSLSTSLARAVAPTGHVYTFDFHEQRAGSARDDFERIGLSSLVTVGVRDIQGEGFPEEFAGLADAVFLDLPQPWLAIPSAAKMLRHDGTLCSFSPCIEQVQRSCETMQSNFTDIRTFEVLLRTYEVREGKTESKEINGNGSNGSLPCKRRQCSDGANVLSYPNSSVMARPSGEARGHTGYLTFARCLS, from the exons ATGTTGAGTATTGATACTACAAGAAAGTTATCATTTAATCGATCAATTAGTAACGGCGATTTGGTAATTGTTTATGAAAGGCATGACAACATGAAGGCTGTAACAGTATCTGAGGGATCAGTTTTGCAGAATCGGTTCGGTGTTTTTAAGCATGCAGATTGGATAGGAAAGTCATTTGGGTCCAAAGTATTCAGCAATAAGGGTGGATTTGTTTATTTGTTAGCTCCTACGCCTGAATTATGGACTTTAGTTTTAAGCCACAGGACGCAGATTCTATATATTGCGGATATTAGTTTTGTTGTTATGTACTTGGAGATTGTTCCTGGTTGCGTTGTTCTTGAATCTGGAACTGGAAGTGGGTCTTTAAGTACTTCCCTTGCTAGGGCTGTTGCTCCTACAGGACATGTTTATACATTTGATTTCCATGAGCAAAGGGCTGGATCAGCTAG GGATGATTTTGAGAGGATTGGTCTAAGCAGCTTAGTAACTGTGGGAGTGAGGGACATTCAAGGTGAGGGTTTTCCCGAAGAATTTGCTGGCTTGGCTGATGCAGTATTTTTGGATCTACCACAGCCTTGGCTAGCTATTCCTTCAGCTGCAAAAATGTTAAGACATGATGGCACGCTTTGCTCTTTCTCCCCTTGTATTGAACAAGTACAACGATCATGTGAAACAATGCAATCCAACTTCACCG ATATAAGGACTTTTGAGGTACTCCTAAGGACATACGAAGTTCGAGAAGGGAAAACAGAAAGCAAGGAAATTAATGGTAATGGCTCTAATGGTTCGCTTCCTTGTAAGAGGCGACAATGTTCAGATGGAGCTAATGTGCTTAGCTATCCTAATTCTTCTGTTATGGCTAGACCTTCTGGTGAAGCTAGAGGTCACACGGGTTATTTGACATTTGCAAGATGTCTCTCATGA
- the LOC123906145 gene encoding protein DETOXIFICATION 34-like yields the protein METPLIIKSFNSESDYLAVKSLKDVKYVLWNETVKIWKIALPVALSLLFQNLNNSSTSIYAGHLGDIELSSFSVYQSVINSIYFSMLYGMSNALATLCGQAYGAGQFRNAGIYLQRSWIVLLTTCILLLPIQLYATPILKFFGQEKEIADLAGKYAILVIPYMFSYAINLPLMKFLQAQSKVNVIMYISVVTLLIQNGLLYIFINVFDFGIIGLAMASNISGWIFSVALVIYAIGWCKEGWNGLSLKAFKELWEFTKLSLGLSVMICLEQWYSACIMLLAGHLDNPVIAVGSFSICLNIQGWNLMLLLGVSSAVSVRVSNTLGMSHPRAAKYSFLVTMFQSLLLGIIFMTVIFLSKQEFPMIFTKSEDMIHAASELAYLLGITMILNSVAQTISGVVIGCGWQVMVGYINLACYYIVGLPIGIFLGFNQHLGVKGLWGGTMCGSVLQILVLAVIIYKTNWTKEVEQTADRMRTWSTNK from the exons ATGGAAACACCATTGATAATTAAAAGCTTTAATTCAGAAAGTGATTATTTGGCAGTGAAAAGCTTGAaagatgttaaatatgttttgtggaATGAAACAGTGAAGATATGGAAGATAGCACTTCCAGTGGCACTTTCTTTACTGTTTCAAAATCTCAACAACTCTTCAACTTCAATTTATGCTGGTCATCTTGGAGATATTGAACTCTCTTCTTTCTCTGTTTATCAAAGTGTCATCAATTCTATTTATTTCTCTATGCTG TATGGCATGTCAAATGCACTAGCAACACTATGTGGTCAAGCTTATGGCGCAGGACAATTTCGAAATGCTGGAATTTATCTTCAAAGATCATGGATAGTACTCTTAACAACTTGCATACTCCTCTTGCCAATTCAACTATATGCAACTCCAATCTTAAAATTTTTTggccaagaaaaagaaatagcCGATCTAGCAGGCAAATATGCTATTCTCGTAATTCCCTACATGTTTTCCTATGCTATCAATTTACCCCTTATGAAATTTCTTCAAGCACAAAGCAAAGTTAATGTGATTATGTACATATCAGTTGTGACATTGTTAATACAAAATGGTCTACTTTATATATTCATCAATGTATTTGATTTTGGAATAATTGGTTTAGCCATGGCAAGTAATATCTCAGGATGGATATTTTCTGTTGCATTAGTAATTTATGCAATTGGTTGGTGTAAAGAAGGTTGGAATGGATTATCTTTGAAGGCATTTAAGGAATTATGGGAATTTACTAAACTAAGTCTTGGTTTATCTGTAATGATATGTTTAGAACAATGGTATTCTGCTTGCATTATGCTTCTTGCTGGTCACCTTGATAATCCTGTCATTGCTGTTGGTTCCTTTTCAATTTG ccTTAATATTCAGGGTTGGAACTTGATGCTGCTTCTTGGAGTAAGTTCAGCAGTAAG TGTTCGTGTCTCAAATACACTTGGCATGTCACATCCAAGAGCAGCCAAATACTCTTTCTTGGTGACAATGTTTCAGTCTCTTCTCCTTGGAATCATTTTCATGACTGTAATTTTCTTGAGTAAACAAGAATTTCCTATGATCTTTACAAAGAGTGAGGATATGATACATGCTGCTAGTGAATTGGCATACCTTCTTGGTATAACCATGATTCTCAATAGTGTTGCACAAACTATATCAG GTGTGGTCATTGGTTGTGGATGGCAAGTTATGGTTGGTTACATAAACTTGGCATGTTATTACATTGTTGGACTCCCTATTGGAATTTTCCTTGGTTTCAACCAGCATTTAGGGGTCAAG GGTCTCTGGGGAGGCACAATGTGTGGCAGTGTTCTTCAGATTTTAGTCCTTGCAGTCATTATTTATAAGACCAATTGGACTAAGGAG GTAGAGCAAACTGCTGATCGCATGCGAACTTGGAGCACTAACAAGTAA